From the Panulirus ornatus isolate Po-2019 chromosome 58, ASM3632096v1, whole genome shotgun sequence genome, one window contains:
- the LOC139766650 gene encoding crustacyanin-A2 subunit-like, translated as MIVTVVSVAFLACVAADEIPSFVKPGKCASVANQDNFDLREYSGRWYITHMIENPYMPMDRCIHSNYGYSSTDNGFKVTTAGFSTKNEYLSMDLDIYPTKEFPAAHMLLDAPSVFASPYEVIETDYDTYSCVYSCISTDNYKSEFGFVFSRFPKTEGLALQKCAEVFNKNGVDFSLFEPVSHTAECVYRA; from the exons ATGATCGTTACAGTAGTCAGTGTGGCCTTCCTGGCCTGTGTGGCCGCAGACGAGATCCCGAGCTTCGTGAAACCCGGCAAATGTGCCTCAGTAGCGAACCAAGACAACTTCGATCTCCGAGAA TATTCCGGGCGTTGGTACATAACCCATATGATCGAGAACCCATACATGCCGATGGACAGATGCATCCACTCCAACTACGGATATTCCAGTACGGACAATGGCTTCAAGGTGACCACTGCCGGGTTCAGCACGAAAAACGAGTATCTCAGTATGGATCTTGATATCTACCCTACCAAGGAGTTCCCAGCCGCTCATATGCTCCTTGATGCTCCCTCGG TCTTTGCCTCGCCATATGAAGTAATTGAGACCGACTACGATACTTACTCCTGCGTCTATTCCTGTATATCTACTGACAACTACAAGAGTGAGTTTGGCTTCGTGTTCTCCCGCTTCCCTAAGACAGAGGGACTCGCCCTGCAAAAATGTGCCGAAGTCTTCAACAAGAACGGGGTCGACTTCTCACTCTTCGAACCAGTCTCACATACGGCTGAGTGCGTCTACCGAGCTTAA